The Polyangiaceae bacterium genome segment CAGCGATGGGAAGATGTCCATCTGCGCCCCGCCCGAAGCCACGGCCTTGAGCACCATGTCGAGCCACATGCCGCTGGGGAAGGCGTGCTCGAAGTGGGTCGCCATCGCTTTATAGGGGCCGTAGCCCGGCACGAGCATGTAGACGATGTGTCCCACGCAGAACACCGTGAGCATGCCGAAGGCGAATTCGCCCAGCAGGCGCCGACTCCTTGAGAACATCAGGATCGGGATCACGTGCAGCGCGAGGATGAAGAAGTAGCTGAAGTAGAAGAAGGCGAACCACTCGGTCGTGACGCTGTTGACCCAGGAGTCCATGACCATTGCCGGCTCCAGGCCGAACAGCGTCATGTCCAACTGATAGAGTTCGCTGTCCAGCGTCGACGTGTTCACGATCGGCAGCAGGCCAGTGAGGAAGAAGTAGCTCAGTTGCACCGTGCCGTAGATCGCCAAGCGATAGAGCAGGGGAGCCCAGAAGCGATGCTTGAGCAGTCCGCCGCGCACCACCACCAAGGTGGCCACCAGGAAGGTGAGCAGCGCGCCCATTTGGCGAATGGCGGTTTCTCGCATCTCGCCCGGCTGCGCCGAGAAGGCCGCGCCGAGCAAGATCACCAAGAACACGAAGACGAGCCAGTCGTGGGCTGCGAGTTCGCGCAGGTGGCGACGTGCCGCAGCCACGGGCCCCGACGCTGCCTGCTCGGGTAGGAACAACTCGCGTTGATTCATCGCCATGGCTGCTGACTGCTCAGATGCTTAGCGCGCCAAACGCCGCGCATCAAAGTCCGCTGCGAGGGGCATGCCAAGGTCTTTTCAATCCAACCCGCACGAAATGCCCGATCCTGGAGATCTCTCCAGGTTCCTTGTGAGAAATCTATTTCGCAGTGAGAAACCCGCTTCGCGCCTAGCGAGGAGTCGCCTTCGCGCTCAACGAAGCGTCGCCATCTTCGGCTGTCCGCGCTTCGTCGGCCAGCTCATCGCTGACGGCAGCGTCATCGACCGCAGCTTCATCACTGGCGATGCGCGCTCGCGGCGGCGCGTCCTCCACGCGCGCGCGCACGAACGCATCCACCGACAGCGCAGCCAAGAGTAGCTCGGCGGTAGTTTCGTCCACGCGCATCCACTCGGCGAGTTCGTGGGCCTCTGGCGGCTCGTCGCGCGTCGCCACCACCTCGCGCGCCACGCCCTGCCACGCCTCGTCCAGCGCGTGGTCCCGCTCTTGTCCTGCCTTCCGCGCGCTGCGCAGGGCGTAGGCGGCAAACGCGAACGGTAGCGCCACCATCAGCGCCGTCAGCAGGGTCAGCAGCAAGCCAGGAGAAATCACCGACAAGGTGGCGAGTGCCGTCAATGCGGCGATGATGCCAAATCCGCCCACCACCCAGCCGCCCATGCGCCAGGCCGTGCGCTTCATCTCCCAACGACGCGCTGCGTCCAGGGGCCGC includes the following:
- a CDS encoding phosphatase PAP2 family protein encodes the protein MAMNQRELFLPEQAASGPVAAARRHLRELAAHDWLVFVFLVILLGAAFSAQPGEMRETAIRQMGALLTFLVATLVVVRGGLLKHRFWAPLLYRLAIYGTVQLSYFFLTGLLPIVNTSTLDSELYQLDMTLFGLEPAMVMDSWVNSVTTEWFAFFYFSYFFILALHVIPILMFSRSRRLLGEFAFGMLTVFCVGHIVYMLVPGYGPYKAMATHFEHAFPSGMWLDMVLKAVASGGAQMDIFPSLHTACPTFIALFAYRHRERLPFRYSWRVTVFFAVNIIIATMFLRWHYLIDVVAGLILASMAYVLSVRVTSWEAQRRAALGTPGWPLFGESAR
- a CDS encoding zinc ribbon domain-containing protein; the protein is MASARKLGQIPADGLCSVCGGNIDRASGRCEECGAVYGDAHRCPHCGTIADVEAADAVRYRCKVCGGPRVVVDLPGFERSGKEKRPLDAARRWEMKRTAWRMGGWVVGGFGIIAALTALATLSVISPGLLLTLLTALMVALPFAFAAYALRSARKAGQERDHALDEAWQGVAREVVATRDEPPEAHELAEWMRVDETTAELLLAALSVDAFVRARVEDAPPRARIASDEAAVDDAAVSDELADEARTAEDGDASLSAKATPR